One region of Dehalococcoidia bacterium genomic DNA includes:
- a CDS encoding glycosyltransferase family 4 protein, with the protein MKVLVQYEYPPSPGGLATQGDMLYRGLKELGVDAYPVNPVAPQEKEWYYRWFKPDVVVGVGYWGHTPDLVLHPQRYGVLPIPWVVADGYIANYQETLDSLPLILTTSQWVKETYIRGGLTGKNMEVLPVGIDTAAFIPREKKDPKVSLIREALGISPDQLMILTVGGDAASKGAQEVMQALATIDKKACDWKYVCKVWPQPRTTHQNLMDLQLASSLGIEKNVIYLNSIVSRNFMPFLMAACDIYAAPSRLEGFGMPQIEAGACGKPVISIDAMSLTETMVHEKTAFLASVAQEVVLKEALVGEESGYEPRHRVVFKVPHTVDYRASVHDLAEYLKKLMQDAKLRQRMGEAGRKRVVENYDYRVVSKNFVKIVSERLGLS; encoded by the coding sequence ATGAAAGTACTGGTTCAGTATGAGTATCCACCCTCGCCCGGCGGATTGGCCACCCAGGGCGATATGCTCTACCGGGGCCTCAAGGAACTTGGCGTTGACGCCTATCCTGTTAATCCGGTCGCCCCCCAAGAGAAAGAATGGTATTACCGCTGGTTTAAACCGGATGTGGTGGTAGGTGTGGGATACTGGGGGCATACGCCAGACCTAGTGCTCCATCCTCAACGCTACGGTGTTCTGCCGATTCCCTGGGTGGTTGCCGATGGCTATATTGCCAACTACCAGGAGACGCTGGACTCCCTGCCGCTTATCCTGACGACATCTCAGTGGGTGAAAGAGACCTACATCCGAGGGGGCCTCACCGGCAAGAACATGGAGGTCTTACCGGTAGGCATCGATACCGCCGCCTTCATCCCCCGCGAAAAGAAGGACCCAAAGGTTTCTCTCATCCGGGAGGCGCTTGGCATTTCTCCCGATCAGCTGATGATCCTTACCGTTGGCGGGGATGCGGCTTCCAAAGGCGCCCAGGAAGTGATGCAAGCGCTGGCGACTATCGATAAGAAAGCGTGCGACTGGAAATATGTGTGCAAAGTCTGGCCGCAACCCCGGACAACGCATCAGAACTTGATGGACCTGCAATTGGCCTCTTCTCTGGGCATCGAAAAGAATGTTATTTATCTCAACAGCATCGTTTCACGCAACTTCATGCCCTTCCTCATGGCAGCCTGCGATATCTACGCTGCGCCTTCACGGCTGGAGGGATTCGGCATGCCTCAGATAGAGGCTGGAGCATGCGGTAAGCCCGTTATCAGCATCGATGCCATGTCGCTAACGGAAACGATGGTTCACGAGAAGACCGCCTTTCTGGCCAGCGTGGCTCAGGAAGTGGTGCTCAAAGAGGCCCTGGTTGGCGAAGAATCCGGCTACGAGCCGAGACATCGGGTGGTGTTCAAGGTTCCCCATACAGTCGATTACCGGGCCAGCGTGCATGATCTTGCGGAGTATTTGAAGAAGCTGATGCAGGATGCTAAGCTTCGCCAGCGCATGGGCGAAGCAGGACGCAAGCGGGTGGTGGAAAATTATGACTATCGCGTTGTATCCAAAAACTTCGTCAAGATCGTTTCCGAGAGATTGGGGTTATCCTGA
- a CDS encoding PIG-L family deacetylase, protein MGKMTRTAVIVAHPDDETIWAGGTILMHPEWQWQVISLCRASDPDRAPKFGRVLRVLAAKGSIGDLDDSPHQQPLPGLEVEQMILSLLPKTHFDLILTHSPHGEYTRHLRHEETSRAVAALWIRGNLSVTQIWMFAYEDGDKRYLPRPVKTAHRIIDIPEDIWRQKYRLITELYGFSPDSYEAEIVQRQEAFWCFQSAVELQKWMNVE, encoded by the coding sequence ATGGGTAAAATGACCAGGACCGCAGTCATTGTGGCTCACCCAGACGATGAAACGATCTGGGCCGGAGGCACAATACTTATGCACCCGGAGTGGCAGTGGCAGGTGATATCACTATGTCGTGCAAGTGATCCGGATCGAGCTCCGAAATTCGGACGAGTGCTCCGAGTACTCGCAGCTAAAGGTAGTATCGGCGATCTCGATGACAGTCCGCATCAACAGCCACTCCCGGGGTTAGAAGTCGAACAGATGATCCTTTCCTTATTGCCCAAAACGCATTTCGACCTCATCCTGACACACAGTCCGCATGGGGAATATACCCGACATCTTCGCCATGAAGAGACCAGCCGAGCTGTTGCCGCCCTCTGGATCAGGGGGAACCTTTCCGTCACCCAGATATGGATGTTCGCTTATGAGGATGGCGATAAACGCTATCTGCCTCGCCCCGTCAAGACCGCCCATCGAATCATCGATATCCCTGAGGATATCTGGCGGCAGAAGTATCGCCTCATCACTGAACTCTATGGCTTCTCTCCTGATAGCTACGAAGCTGAGATCGTCCAGCGGCAGGAAGCCTTCTGGTGCTTTCAGTCTGCTGTTGAATTGCAGAAATGGATGAATGTTGAGTAA
- a CDS encoding Vms1/Ankzf1 family peptidyl-tRNA hydrolase, with translation MPMLIPQHRTMNRSRMLRFLNEVEAATGPATSLYIPADFSASELQKAFEILPGEGEAPPDLAERITKSKTGAILFWGQTHRCLVLPPFPIGERRVSPGYDVGALRSLLGRDLLIALILVRLGDYAIGVFEGEKRLSSKVGTGLVHGRHRQGGSSAQRFERHREKQMEMFFTRVCAHAREHLEPHGRKIDHVIYGGERFTLLKFRKQCHFLTTFDDRTMESILNVRAPRQATLEESIADVWSSSLTEWIENN, from the coding sequence ATGCCTATGTTAATACCCCAACATCGCACCATGAATCGATCCCGGATGCTCCGCTTCCTGAACGAGGTGGAGGCTGCCACCGGTCCAGCTACGTCTCTCTACATCCCTGCCGATTTTTCCGCATCCGAACTACAGAAGGCGTTTGAAATCCTGCCCGGAGAAGGTGAGGCTCCTCCCGATCTTGCCGAGCGGATCACCAAGTCGAAAACAGGCGCCATCCTTTTCTGGGGGCAAACCCATCGATGCCTGGTGCTGCCGCCATTCCCCATCGGGGAAAGAAGGGTATCCCCCGGTTACGACGTCGGAGCTTTGCGTTCGCTGCTGGGACGGGACCTGCTGATTGCCCTGATCCTGGTCCGCCTGGGGGACTATGCCATCGGTGTATTTGAGGGGGAGAAACGCCTGTCCAGCAAAGTGGGAACGGGCCTGGTTCACGGCCGTCACAGACAGGGAGGTTCTTCGGCGCAGCGCTTCGAAAGACACCGGGAGAAGCAGATGGAGATGTTCTTCACCCGGGTTTGCGCCCACGCCCGAGAGCATCTGGAGCCTCACGGCCGAAAGATCGACCACGTCATCTACGGCGGGGAGCGCTTCACCCTCCTGAAATTCCGCAAACAATGCCATTTTCTCACCACCTTCGATGACCGCACCATGGAATCGATTCTGAACGTGCGAGCCCCACGACAGGCAACACTGGAAGAATCAATCGCCGATGTGTGGTCCAGCAGTCTGACAGAGTGGATTGAAAACAATTAG